Proteins encoded within one genomic window of Bombina bombina isolate aBomBom1 chromosome 1, aBomBom1.pri, whole genome shotgun sequence:
- the RPL23 gene encoding 60S ribosomal protein L23, translated as MSKRGRGGSSGAKFRISLGLPVGAVINCADNTGAKNLYIISVKGIKGRLNRLPAAGVGDMVMATVKKGKPELRKKVHPAVVIRQRKSYRRKDGVFLYFEDNAGVIVNNKGEMKGSAITGPVAKECADLWPRIASNAGSIA; from the exons ATGTCTAAGAGAG gacgcGGAGGTTCGTCGGGTGCGAAATTTCGCATCTCCCTCGGTCTCCCCGTGGGGGCTGTGATAAACTGCGCAGACAACACAG gtGCCAAGAACCTATACATAATCTCCGTAAAAGGCATCAAGGGTCGCTTGAACAGGCTGCCAGCTGCTGGTGTTGGTGACATGGTAATGGCCACAGTAAAGAAAGGAAAGCCTGAACTCAGGAAGAAGG TGCATCCGGCAGTGGTTATACGGCAGCGGAAATCGTATAGGAGAAAAGACGGGGTGTTCTTATACTTTGAGGACAATGCGGGAGTGATAGTAAACAATAAAGGAGAAATGAAAG GTTCAGCTATCACAGGCCCTGTGGCAAAGGAATGTGCGGACTTGTGGCCCAGAATTGCATCCAATGCTGGAAGTATTGCGTGA